DNA sequence from the Oreochromis niloticus isolate F11D_XX linkage group LG8, O_niloticus_UMD_NMBU, whole genome shotgun sequence genome:
GTTGTCATAAACAAAAATGCTTGTCTTTAATAagtactattattgttattattatttctgtaaAACCTGTTAGCTGTAAAACTTTATAAATGTTTTGCTGGTGCCTGTCAGATCTGTTAGAGTCCTGGGTTTttctgacccagtgttttgagttcctgtgttttttgtcattttgtattaTGAATTATGTATGAAGTTCTCTTTGTTAGTCTCTAGTTTATTTCTATAGGGTCTAATTTCTTGTGGTCCTGGTTTAGTTCCCTGATTGTTTAGTAATTTCCCTCTGTATAGCTGACCACTGTGTCTCCTCATCCCGTCATGTCCGTGGTTTCTCTCGTGCCCCCTCCAGGCTGTCTCTGTGTCCTCCCTAGGGATGGGTACTGGTATCTggtgacataaacggtagtaaccagaccgaaaagcagcgcacattttggtgctttatttcggtgcttttttttcctgagatgtcatacactttggattctagccaatcattttacctttccaaggatagtaggcgggcccaggtacgtacgttcttttagagcagggctacagattaaaaatgcccaaggtgaagcggtcaaaagtctggctgtacttcacagcaaaagatgcaaactcagcagcctgcaacaagtgctttaagctgatactgtgcaaaggaggtaacagcttgaatctgatgaaacacctggcgacgcatagcgttttttttttaaagccgagaaatgcactgtatttgatagcttgctgcaagacctcacaccaagcacatctactgcgggtagATCTGTGCAGCGGGTTAAATTAATgcacgtaaggtgaactagcaaacaccgtcgtagttacatgcggctgtcttcttgtttgatggcagatactcccttcaccctggccaaaaaggctaaaaatgaccaaagaaaaagtggaaaacagttaaacatgagaggtttttggacaaagtttgtgttttttccattgtttaagcactgcttccagccaagagggagaccatatatgccctatagctgcagaaaaggctaacattgttatctttttacaaaaaaacagctgaacatgagaggtttttggacaaagtttgtgttttttccattgtttaagcactgcttccagccaagagtgagaccatatatgccctatagctgcagaaaaggctaacattgttatcattttacaaaaaaacagctaagaggtttttggacaaagtttgtgctCTCCATTCTTTGAGCACCATTTAAGCActggcaccgtttcaaaagtactggtttggcaccggtatcggataaaacctaaacgatacccatcacTAGTCCTCCCCGTTTTGTCACGTGTGTAATTGCCCTCAGCCATGTCTCCCCAGCTGTTCCCTGTTTGCCCCGTTCTCcttgtgtatttattgtctgTGCTCACCACCTTTCGTTGTCGCATCGtcccctcatgctgtgtgttttccACCATGCTTCCTAGTTTCTTGTGCCCAGTTTAGCTCCCTAGTGTCTTCAGTTTTTTGGTTTGAGTTTCATGTTTGTAGTTCCTTGTGTTTAATTTTGGTATTAGTATGATCCCTCAATAAAactgagtcctgcgtttgggtcctattTCCTGCCTGCTGCACAGCGACAAGATCAGTTTAACAGATGCATGAAGCTGCTTGAATAATTTACAAAACCCCAGTTTTTAAGCAGTTTTATATCCTTAATGACACATCATATCCTGCATGTGTGTCTACAATCCCTGTGTGTtctttttgttaatttaaagtgattaaacatgtttttttcccttgttaATAACTGTTTGTCATCAGTGATTTGGAACTTGCTTTTTGTCTGTATTTTTTGTCAGTATGTATGTTCGTAATTAAAATTGTATTCTTATCAACTACTTTCTTACCCTTCATTGATATTTTTTCTCCACTTAATTAAACTATCTCCAAAATGATTCAAAACTGAGAGATTGTGtagaaacactgaaaatgatGTCTTATGATACAAGCATATGGTCGCCTACTCAGAACCACAGCTGTTAGCAGCTAAGCAGTGGGAttgggttaactggtgattctaaattgctcataggtgtgaatgtgaatctctctgtgttagccctgcgacagactggtgattCGTTGaaggtgtaccctgcctctggCCCTAAGATAAGTTCTCTTATAGGAGATATTAAtcagttttatcttatcttatcttaagcaATATTTAAGCATTTCAAATTATTTCCACCTACAAGATTAAACATCATTAATCCATAACTTTGATccaataatataaattataatgtTTATTATTCTGTCTAATGAGTATGCTTGCTTCACGTACTTTAATTATATTTGCCTAAATCTTTAGTACTCTTAATCTATTTCAGTAAGACTGCGGCTTTTACTTAAGTTAAAGTTTAGAGAAAACATGAGGCTTGAatgctgcccccccccccccccccccccccccacacacacacacacacacacacacacacacacacacacacaccaaccaAGAATAATGTGTTGTAAAACGAGTGTAGGAACCTTCGTGTGCTTGTACTGAGTTGCAAGGGGGAACAAAACAAAGATCGGACTCACTGGCATGTAGCTTATGGAGACGTTATGGAGAGGATGCTCATCCCTCGGTATGTTTTTTGCGAACCGTGTTGTGTTCTGTGAATTTTGAGGAGCCACAAGCTGACAAACGGAGGACCTCAGCGTTTAATAAACTCACTGGAGCGCGAATCTGAGCCGCCAATGAAGCCAAAACACGAAGATGCGGAAGTAAATGTGGAGGGGCTGCCGCAGGAAACCAGAGTGAACATCGGTGCTGCCTTCCCCAGGTGGACAGCACTGAAGAGGGACAAATGTTTCCAGACTGACGCTGAACTTGCGTGTTTTCTGCTGGACAGGTAACCTCTGCTACCTATGGCGGAAATATCTAAACCCCGTTGGGATGCAGATCGTACGTACAATGCTCCAAAAGTTTAAACTCAGACTTGGGGTGTAACAGGTGTAAATGAAACCTTTGCGTCATGATGCTTTTCTTGGGTATGTGTATCAGTGTGAGGTGAAGTCACTCTGGTATAAAGGGCAGATTGGAGCCCGTTTTTAACTCTGAAGGTTTTATGCTCAGTATCAGTCTGTTCAGCATCAGCTGCATCTGTCTGTGACAATAACTTTCTTCTGTAGGCCTGATTGGGGCCAGTTTTCAGCTCAGGAGGTTTATAGACAAATATGTTGGGAGTCCAAAAGCAGCATAATTTCATTTAGCAGGAAAGTAGGGTTaaagtgttttgggtttttgttcatAACTAAAAGCAAAGTGGAGTGGGAGAAAGATAGGTCGATGCCTTAACCAATAATCTGTAGTGAAGAGAGAGTTTAGGATGAAAGCAAAGCAGTCAATTTACAGGTCGATTTACATTCCTACCCTTACCTGTGACCATGAGCTCTGAGTAGTGACCAAATAAATAAGCTTTCCTCTGGAGTGTGTCTCCCTTAGAGACAGGGAGAGGAGTTAGGTGATTGGGGAGGGACCCAGAGGAGATACTGTAGCTACTCTTCCACATCAGTATTCAGTTTGATCTGCTATTGAATAatcgtattttattttttttagacatgtttttcctttaaatattaattttatacaTCAGGCAGATTTGGATATCTGGATTTTATGTTGAATTCAAGTCTGTCTTTGCTTTAATTTGTATATCATTTCTATCACTCATTATTTTCTGCTTAATGGTTATAAAACTATTTATTGAGGAAGTGTTTGACTACTGCAGGCtgaatatcatttttttaatattctttttttcatttctttaaataaCTTTTTGAAAAAGTGTTTCCataaaagaaattattaaaGCTAAGGTGTTTAAGcccaaaaataattttttaaaaagacagcaTTTGTCCGATGTGCAGTAAAAAGCTTCTTGACAGTCACTCAGGCACTGTTAACAGCAAAGTGTGACAGGCAGGACCCAGATTAACTTGATATACATTCGTGAACATATGTATACGTATCACAACACAGCACTTTTTTCCGTTTGTCCTCTAATGTGGAGACTTTTGAAAACgctcctgtgttttattttgataattCTGTCCTGCAAGGATCACCACTTCTGTCAGACAGATGTAATAACATTGTTTCCGTCACTTATTCAAAGATTTAAAATtagcatttaaaacattttccaaaGTATCCCACTAGTAtaacttattttctgttttcttctcctttaaaaaaaaaagcttttccaAAAACACATTCAGAGTCATGCAGAAAAAAGAATTTCCCCAAaagatgtttcattttgtattttactgACACAGTCCTGAAGTGACAAAGCTCAGATCTCTATGTGTGTGGACTTTCCTTCATATCAGACACAAAACCGATGCTGTACATTCACAGTGTGGGCCTTTTTATCTTTCCATGATTGttatttattcttgttttttgcACACATGAGCTCACTGTTCCTTTAGGATAAATCATAATGAAGATGAATGGTATGTGACTGTGTTATTTAAGACATatcctgttgtttttctttattcagcTATGAGAGAAGTGCCACACCATCGTCTGCTATGAATGGAAAATTTTCAGATCTTCAGCAGCTGTTGCCAGTTAAAGAAGAGGTTCACTGGAGTCCTAGTCTGGACCAGCAGGACACAGACGTTCACCACAAAAATGAGGTACATGAGGGAGAACAGTTTGATGGCCTGGTTGAGGTTGATATCACCAGGTTTCCAATTAGTCCTGTGAAgagtgaagatgatgatgagaaaCCTGACTCCTTGCAGCTTCATCAAAGGCCTCTGACCAGCTGCTCAGATAAACAAATGAAAGCAGAAATTGATGGAGAGGACTGTGGAGGACCAGAATCAGCCACTGACCCAAACCCACAACCGAGTCCTGATTCTCTTGAGATGGAAGTCAGCTTTGGTGATAAATTACAGAAACCTGAAACTGAAGATAGTGATGATGGTAGAAAGAAGAGCAGGACACTTGAGTCAGGTGAAAATGAAGATCTGGAATTTAACAGTGCCAACACATCCTTCAACTGCTCTGACTGTGGTAAACATTTCCTTTACAGGCAATCTCTTCAGAGACATGTGACAAGTCATTTGGAAAAAAggacaaataaaaaatgttttaaaatgaagcAAAATCCAGATTCACAGATTGCTGGCCACACAGGCGAGAAACCATTTCGCTGTAAcgtttgtgaaaaaacatttaaacatcagTATAATCTCTATAGACATTTGAAAATCCAGACTGGAAAGAAACCATTTAGTTGTGGTGTttgtaataaaacattttcacaaCTCTGGGACCTGAAAAGACACAAGATtttccacacaggagagaaaccctTTAACTGTAGTATGTGTGGCAAAAAATTTACACAGAGGATGCATTTTAAGAGACATATGAGGGTCCACACTGGGGAGAGACCGTTTGGTTGTGATGTTTGTGGTAAAAGATTTAACTGTAAGAGAAACCTAAAGACACACATGAGAattcacacaggagagaaaccatacagcTGTGATATTTGTAATAAAAGATTTTCACAACCAGGAATTTTGAAAAGGCACAGGAGCATCCACACAGGAGTTAAGAGCCTTCGACCAGCTGAACCAAGACGTCTTAGTTTGATGGCACTCGTGACGCCATCAGCTGCTTCAGAACTGGTGCAGACACAAGTCTTGAACAGAGTAGGTAAGTGAAGCACATTCATGTGCATTTGTTGCAGCGTATTAACATATGACTCGTATGGCTTATCAAAACGCATTATTTTCACAATAGTGTATAGCAGGTCATTGTCCTTTCTTCCAAAGGATTTGGGATTTTCTGACAGTGGTGATTTACTCCAAAAATACACTGTCTGCAGCTGCATGACATTCTGGCTCTGACACAGCCAGGATGATGCTTCTCGTTCCAACAGATGTTTCACAAACATCCCAGAACTGACACGCTGTTCCATTTGCTTAAAatagactttttttcttttttttttttaactgaagcCATGTCAAGCTGCACAGATCAGTTGGGGAGGGCAGGCAAGTAGCCAGAGGAGTGACAGGGAGAATGCACtacataatgaaaataaaagaaccCACACATGCTAAACACTCCAGTCTATGGACATTTGTGTTTCTGGGTTCCCTGCAGATATTCAGCAGACGTTCCTGATTAAAGACAAGTTTCCCTCGAGCCCCTGTGTGGACCAGCAGGACTCAGACCTCTACCAGATAAAGGCAGAACAGGAGGAACTCTTCATCTGTCGTGAGGGAGAGCACCTTAATGGGCTGCAGGAAACTGATATCACCAGGTTTCCAGTCACTGCAGTTCGAGTGAAGAGTGAAGATGATGAAGAGAAACCTGACTGCTCGCAACTGAATCAAGACAACAATGATTCCGAGCCTCCAAGCAGCTGCTCAGACAAACAAATAAAGTCAGAAACTGATGGAGGGGGCTGTGGAGAGACAGACCCTGACAAAAACCAGTCTggtcatttaaaacaaaatactgATGGAAAAGTTTCTGACTCTTGTGAAACCGAAGTCAgtattgatgatgatgatgattggcAGGAGCCTTTGACAGACTCTGGACCAGAAACTGAAGTCAGTAGCAATGGTTGGAAGGACGGCAGGGCTCTTGATTCAGGTGTAAAGTGTAAACGGTCTCTTCAGAAACGTATGATCAGTAGTTCAGGGATAAGGTCTTCATGCTGTTTAGCTAATAAGAAATGCTTAAAAGTGAACCGAACTGATTTAGAAGGAATCCAAACAGAAGATAAACCATTTGGCTGTGATACTTGTGGACAAAGATTTAATCAAAATGCACATCTAAAGACGCACATGagaatccacacaggagagaaaccattcTGCTGTAACatttgtgaaaaaatatttagacATCAATACAACCTTAACAGACACATGAGAGTCCACACGGGAGAGAAACCATTTAGCTGTGGTGTTTGTGGACAAAAATTTAACCGTAACACAAATCTTAAGACGCACATGCGGATCCACACGGGGGAGAAACCATTTGGTTGTGGTCTTTGTAGTAAAAGATTTTCACAGCCTGGGGATCTGAAAAGACATAAGAgtgtccacacaggagagaaaccattcAAATGTAGCATTTGTAGTAAAAGATTTACGCAGAGGATTCATTACAAAACTCACATGAGCGTTCACACAGGAGAAAGACCATTTGGTTGTGATTTGTGTGGCAAAACTTTTAACAGAGAAGGAAATCTGAAAATCCACAAAAGAGTCCACACAGGGGAGAAACCTTTTGGTTGTGATATTTGTGGACAAAAATTTAACCAAAGCACAAATCTGAAGACACACATGAGAGTCCACTCTGGAGAAAAACCCTTCCACTGTAGCATTTGTGGAGAAAGATTCACGCGAGAGGGAAGTCTGAGGAGACACATGAGACGCCAGGGAATGAACCATTTGATTGTGGTGAAAAGTTTACCTGACAGTAATCATAATGTaattaaatgaatattttttaatttatgttgACAAAACATATATAATGCAATGGTGGTTTTTCAGTATTTCTAATTatgttatttattataaatctctaaattatataatattaaacAATAAAACTGGGGGGAGAACTGGTCTGACAGTGCTTCCGtttttttgtggggttttttgtgtacATTTCAAACAAATTGATTAATGTGTGCTGCTTGCAGGTTCTCGGACGTACggcattttaaattattttagtgTTAAAAAGGAAATGGAAGAAAGACTGGGACCTTTTCGTCATTGTTGCATGACAGAAATGCTttcaacaatttaaaattttatgatttatccgaggccgggttgcggcctcggataaagcggatgaagatggatgga
Encoded proteins:
- the LOC100711392 gene encoding zinc finger protein 271 isoform X1 — protein: MKPKHEDAEVNVEGLPQETRVNIGAAFPRWTALKRDKCFQTDAELACFLLDSYERSATPSSAMNGKFSDLQQLLPVKEEVHWSPSLDQQDTDVHHKNEVHEGEQFDGLVEVDITRFPISPVKSEDDDEKPDSLQLHQRPLTSCSDKQMKAEIDGEDCGGPESATDPNPQPSPDSLEMEVSFGDKLQKPETEDSDDGRKKSRTLESGENEDLEFNSANTSFNCSDCGKHFLYRQSLQRHVTSHLEKRTNKKCFKMKQNPDSQIAGHTGEKPFRCNVCEKTFKHQYNLYRHLKIQTGKKPFSCGVCNKTFSQLWDLKRHKIFHTGEKPFNCSMCGKKFTQRMHFKRHMRVHTGERPFGCDVCGKRFNCKRNLKTHMRIHTGEKPYSCDICNKRFSQPGILKRHRSIHTGVKSLRPAEPRRLSLMALVTPSAASELVQTQVLNRVDIQQTFLIKDKFPSSPCVDQQDSDLYQIKAEQEELFICREGEHLNGLQETDITRFPVTAVRVKSEDDEEKPDCSQLNQDNNDSEPPSSCSDKQIKSETDGGGCGETDPDKNQSGHLKQNTDGKVSDSCETEVSIDDDDDWQEPLTDSGPETEVSSNGWKDGRALDSGVKCKRSLQKRMISSSGIRSSCCLANKKCLKVNRTDLEGIQTEDKPFGCDTCGQRFNQNAHLKTHMRIHTGEKPFCCNICEKIFRHQYNLNRHMRVHTGEKPFSCGVCGQKFNRNTNLKTHMRIHTGEKPFGCGLCSKRFSQPGDLKRHKSVHTGEKPFKCSICSKRFTQRIHYKTHMSVHTGERPFGCDLCGKTFNREGNLKIHKRVHTGEKPFGCDICGQKFNQSTNLKTHMRVHSGEKPFHCSICGERFTREGSLRRHMRRQGMNHLIVVKSLPDSNHNVIK
- the LOC100711392 gene encoding zinc finger protein 235 isoform X5; the encoded protein is MKPKHEDAEVNVEGLPQETRVNIGAAFPRWTALKRDKCFQTDAELACFLLDSYERSATPSSAMNGKFSDLQQLLPVKEEVHWSPSLDQQDTDVHHKNEVHEGEQFDGLVEVDITRFPISPVKSEDDDEKPDSLQLHQRPLTSCSDKQMKAEIDGEDCGGPESATDPNPQPSPDSLEMEVSFGDKLQKPETEDSDDGRKKSRTLESGENEDLEFNSANTSFNCSDCGKHFLYRQSLQRHVTSHLEKRTNKKCFKMKQNPDSQIAGHTGEKPFRCNVCEKTFKHQYNLYRHLKIQTGKKPFSCGVCNKTFSQLWDLKRHKIFHTGEKPFNCSMCGKKFTQRMHFKRHMRVHTGERPFGCDVCGKRFNCKRNLKTHMRIHTGEKPYSCDICNKRFSQPGILKRHRSIHTGVKSLRPAEPRRLSLMALVTPSAASELVQTQVLNRVGFGIF
- the LOC100711392 gene encoding uncharacterized protein LOC100711392 isoform X6 is translated as MKPKHEDAEVNVEGLPQETRVNIGAAFPRWTALKRDKCFQTDAELACFLLDSYERSATPSSAMNGKFSDLQQLLPVKEEVHWSPSLDQQDTDVHHKNEVHEGEQFDGLVEVDITRFPISPVKSEDDDEKPDSLQLHQRPLTSCSDKQMKAEIDGEDCGGPESATDPNPQPSPDSLEMEVSFGDKLQKPETEDSDDGRKKSRTLESGNLFRDM
- the LOC100711392 gene encoding zinc finger protein 235 isoform X4 — its product is MKPKHEDAEVNVEGLPQETRVNIGAAFPRWTALKRDKCFQTDAELACFLLDSYERSATPSSAMNGKFSDLQQLLPVKEEVHWSPSLDQQDTDVHHKNEVHEGEQFDGLVEVDITRFPISPVKSEDDDEKPDSLQLHQRPLTSCSDKQMKAEIDGEDCGGPESATDPNPQPSPDSLEMEVSFGDKLQKPETEDSDDGRKKSRTLESGENEDLEFNSANTSFNCSDCGKHFLYRQSLQRHVTSHLEKRTNKKCFKMKQNPDSQIAGHTGEKPFRCNVCEKTFKHQYNLYRHLKIQTGKKPFSCGVCNKTFSQLWDLKRHKIFHTGEKPFNCSMCGKKFTQRMHFKRHMRVHTGERPFGCDVCGKRFNCKRNLKTHMRIHTGEKPYSCDICNKRFSQPGILKRHRSIHTGVKSLRPAEPRRLSLMALVTPSAASELVQTQVLNRIFSRRS
- the LOC100711392 gene encoding zinc finger protein 271 isoform X2, producing the protein MKPKHEDAEVNVEGLPQETRVNIGAAFPRWTALKRDKCFQTDAELACFLLDSYERSATPSSAMNGKFSDLQQLLPVKEEVHWSPSLDQQDTDVHHKNELHQRPLTSCSDKQMKAEIDGEDCGGPESATDPNPQPSPDSLEMEVSFGDKLQKPETEDSDDGRKKSRTLESGENEDLEFNSANTSFNCSDCGKHFLYRQSLQRHVTSHLEKRTNKKCFKMKQNPDSQIAGHTGEKPFRCNVCEKTFKHQYNLYRHLKIQTGKKPFSCGVCNKTFSQLWDLKRHKIFHTGEKPFNCSMCGKKFTQRMHFKRHMRVHTGERPFGCDVCGKRFNCKRNLKTHMRIHTGEKPYSCDICNKRFSQPGILKRHRSIHTGVKSLRPAEPRRLSLMALVTPSAASELVQTQVLNRVDIQQTFLIKDKFPSSPCVDQQDSDLYQIKAEQEELFICREGEHLNGLQETDITRFPVTAVRVKSEDDEEKPDCSQLNQDNNDSEPPSSCSDKQIKSETDGGGCGETDPDKNQSGHLKQNTDGKVSDSCETEVSIDDDDDWQEPLTDSGPETEVSSNGWKDGRALDSGVKCKRSLQKRMISSSGIRSSCCLANKKCLKVNRTDLEGIQTEDKPFGCDTCGQRFNQNAHLKTHMRIHTGEKPFCCNICEKIFRHQYNLNRHMRVHTGEKPFSCGVCGQKFNRNTNLKTHMRIHTGEKPFGCGLCSKRFSQPGDLKRHKSVHTGEKPFKCSICSKRFTQRIHYKTHMSVHTGERPFGCDLCGKTFNREGNLKIHKRVHTGEKPFGCDICGQKFNQSTNLKTHMRVHSGEKPFHCSICGERFTREGSLRRHMRRQGMNHLIVVKSLPDSNHNVIK
- the LOC100711392 gene encoding zinc finger protein 2 homolog isoform X3; the encoded protein is MKQNPDSQIAGHTGEKPFRCNVCEKTFKHQYNLYRHLKIQTGKKPFSCGVCNKTFSQLWDLKRHKIFHTGEKPFNCSMCGKKFTQRMHFKRHMRVHTGERPFGCDVCGKRFNCKRNLKTHMRIHTGEKPYSCDICNKRFSQPGILKRHRSIHTGVKSLRPAEPRRLSLMALVTPSAASELVQTQVLNRVDIQQTFLIKDKFPSSPCVDQQDSDLYQIKAEQEELFICREGEHLNGLQETDITRFPVTAVRVKSEDDEEKPDCSQLNQDNNDSEPPSSCSDKQIKSETDGGGCGETDPDKNQSGHLKQNTDGKVSDSCETEVSIDDDDDWQEPLTDSGPETEVSSNGWKDGRALDSGVKCKRSLQKRMISSSGIRSSCCLANKKCLKVNRTDLEGIQTEDKPFGCDTCGQRFNQNAHLKTHMRIHTGEKPFCCNICEKIFRHQYNLNRHMRVHTGEKPFSCGVCGQKFNRNTNLKTHMRIHTGEKPFGCGLCSKRFSQPGDLKRHKSVHTGEKPFKCSICSKRFTQRIHYKTHMSVHTGERPFGCDLCGKTFNREGNLKIHKRVHTGEKPFGCDICGQKFNQSTNLKTHMRVHSGEKPFHCSICGERFTREGSLRRHMRRQGMNHLIVVKSLPDSNHNVIK